Below is a genomic region from Methanomicrobiales archaeon.
GAAGGCAGGAGCTCGTGGGTGCACCCGGGTCGGACCGGCCTTTCCGCCGCCATCGGGACCGATGAAGGGGAGCGTGAAACGGCTGAAAAGTGGGCCGGATTGGCATTCTGCAGAGCCGCCGGTTCATTTGCACGGGTTTAAAGATGTCTGAAAGGAAAATACTTTTGCGTGAATCCCCAGAGATCGGCGATTCTGGAAGAAACCCTCCAGTCCATGGGCTATTCTCCGGAAGACAGCGCCGACATCCTGCAGCAGCTATCCCCGAATGTCAGAGATTACCTGAGCTATTTCAACAGATCGGAAATCCAGGGGATTATCGAAGCGCTCATCTTCGTGTACATCGCAAAGAACAGCCACACGACGGACGGCACGGGGGACGGCGCCTGCGAGCGGTGCTGCCCCGGGGGAACGCTGGCGCTGAAGCAGTGCGGTCTCGTGCGGGAAGCATCCTGGCAGGGCGTGCGGGTCATGCTGCCCACCCGCGACGGAGCGCGGGTGGGCGGCGTCCTCGTGAGAAAGCGGATCGGTGTTCTGGACTGGGGGGCGCTCGCATCGAAGGTGCATCCGCTGGTGCCGTATCTTCTCGCCGGCAGCTCCCATTACCGCTATACCGAGAAGACGCTCCCCATCGGTTCGGCCGAAGACCCGCACTCGTTTCTCGGCTTCATCACGCACCGCAGTTCCGCTGTATTCCGGGAACTGGAGCAGTTTGCCCGCCTCCTGGCGGAATGCGGGCTTGCCGTCATCGCCTGCGAATACCCCGGGTCGTCTGCCGAGCGCTGGCAGTACGTCTTCCCCGACGAGACGGTCTACATCCTGGAGGCGATCACCGCGTCCCACAGCGACGACCTGAAGGCCCGCTGCCTCTCCTTCGTGGAGTACGTCCGGCGAAAGTACCTGGTTCTCGAGTTTCTTCGGCGCAAGCACCACTACGACTCGATACGGGCATCGCGGGAGCTGCAGGCGGATCTCATCACCTGCCTGGACCGCCTGGCAGACTCCGTGAAGGTGACGAAGCTGCCCTCCCACCGCGGCGGCGACGGCGGCGTCCAGTTCATTATCGCCGACGAGGAGCGCTACCGCGCGCACCTGGATGCGATTGCCGCGTCCCTGCAGCGGGAGGTGGCCGAACAGTTCGGGGCATCCCTGAACGGATGCGCCGCGGAAGAGAGAGCGGATGAGGCCCCGCAGGCCCCGCTGCGTGAGAGGACCGGGAAATCTGACGCGCCGTCCTCTCCTGCTGGCCCGCCTGCGGATCCCGAACACCCTGCCATGCTGCCCGCTGCGCCTGCGGAGCGGTGGCAGGAGACGGCCCGGGGGGACAGCAGCGCCTATCCGCCTCCCGAAAGACCCGCGGAGGAGAAGGGGGTTGCCGGCGCGGCGGATGCAGTCGGCGGGCGGTCCCCGGCTGCGGGAGCCCATACCCTGAATGCGGGCGGGGATGCGCTCGCCATTTTCCTGGGGCACTCGGGGAACGGCGACAGGGTCTACTGGGCCCCGGGGACGCTCAACAACGGGCACTTCATCATCATCGGCGGTTCCGGCGCCGGGAAGACCGAGACGATCCGCTGCATCGCCGCCGAACTGGCGCGGCAGGGGTATCCGGTGCTCCTGATCGACTTCCACGGGGACATGGCGCTGGACGTCCCGGACCAGCGGACCTGCACGATTCGGGAGGACGCGGGCTACTGCTTCAACCCGCTCGAGCTCGATCCCGCCCTGCCGGAGATCACCCCGCTGCGGGCGACCTCCGACTTCGTGGATGCGATCTCCATCAACTTCCCCACGCTCGGCATCCAGCAGCGGAGGAGCATCAAGGGGATCATCAAGGAGATCTACCGCCGCGGGGGGTTCACGGCCGCTCGGGAGACCTGGAACAGGAAGGTCGACTTCGACGAGGTCGAGGACGCGATCATGGCCTGCGAGGACGAGACGATCCCGGCCTACCTCGAGGACATCTTCGACTACAAGCTCTTCTCGGGGACCGAGAAGATCGCCATCAAGGAGATCCTCGCGGGCGGGATCACGCACATGAACCTGAACGCGCTCCCCGAGAACCTGCGCTACCTCTTCGCGGACCTCTTCCTCCGCCGCCTCTTCTACTCCCTCCAGGCGCTCGGAGAGATCCCGCGGAGCACGGACAGCACGCGGGCGAAGTTCCGACTCTTCATCATCGTGGACGAGGCCAAGCTGCTGGTCAGCCAGAAGACCGGCCAGAAGCAGGTGATCAAGGCGGTCTTAAACAAGTACGCCACCGAGATGCGGAAGTTCGGGGTGAGCCTGATTCTGGCGTCCCAGCTGATCAGCCACTTCAACGACGAGATCCTGGCCAACATCGCCGTCAAACTCTGCATGCGCACGGAGAACAAGAAACAGGCGCAGGAGAACAGCAAGTTCTTCGAGGTGAGCGAGACGGACCTGATGAACTTCCAGCCCGGGGAGGGGATCCTGATCATCGGGAGCGAGAAGATGAACGTGAAGATCGTCCCCACGAGGGAGAGGGGTGCCCCGCCCGTCCATGCCGGGCCGTGAACGGGGTCTGCCGAACCCCGGCGGAGGGATCGTGTGGGAGTGCGGGATCTGCTGAAGGCCTGCTCCGCGGAGATCGTTCTCCTGGATGCCCTCTACCAGTGGGCGACGACCCCGACGGGATACGCGGCGGTGCGGCGGGGGCTCCTGCCGGACCACACCCGCATCCAGCAGAATCTGATCGTGCGCTACGGCCTCACCGCCGATCAGGCGGCAGGGATCTACCGAACGCTGGTCCGGCAGGTGGAAGCGGCCGGGCTCTCTTTTGCCGGAGGATACCTGGACGCCGAGATCCACGTCCGCCGCTCCCCGGAGGTCGCGGGGGCCCTCCTCGCGGAGACCGTTTCCCGCATCGCACGCGCCCCGATCCGGGAGCGATCGATCGCCTGGCTCTTCTGCCGGCTGAAGGACGACTACAGCCTCTGGCCGCATACCCGTGACTACCGTGCCTGCCAGGAGAAGATGCACCGCTTCCTGGCAGTGCTGGACGCCACGTTCGGGATCCCGGCGGAGGCAGAGGAGGTGTTTCTCGCCCTCATCCGTCTCGGCCTCGTGAACGAGCTGCCGTGGGTCAGTGCTGCCCCCGGCGGGAGCCGGCGCGAGAACGAACTCGTCTTTCCGTCGTACCTGGGGGATGGCATCCCCCGGCACCTCGAGGCGGGGCTGCCCGATCCGCCCGATCCGTCTGCATTCCTGGATCGGCTCCTGGCCGATCGCCGCGGCGACGCCCTGGCCGCGCTGGAGGGGCTGGCGGAGCGCGGCTGGATGGACGGGTCGGAGATGCCGTGGGAGGTGCCGCTCCACCCCTGCGTCGTCGGTCGGCATGGGGGAGTCCTGGCGGTCAACTGGCGGTTGCGGGAGCGCCTGCGGAGGGGGATCGCGGAGCGGAAGCGGACGGCGCTGGCAGAGGCGGAGAGGATTGTCGCACCGGCGCTGCCGGCGCTCCTCGAACAGCCCCTGCCGGAGCCGATCGAAGGTGGCGACGGGATGCGGGTCTGGCGCACCCATGCCAGCGGGCGACCGATCGCCGTTGCGCTCGCCCCCTGGTTCGCGCTGGGCGACATGGAGAGGCTGCGGGCATCCCCGTCGCCCTCCTGGCGGGTGGCGATCGCCTCCCTGCTGTCCGCATCGGATCTGGAGCGGCTGCACCAGGAGGTCTGCTGCATCAGGCCTGGCGGCGACTGGATCTTCGTCGCCCTCTCCCGCGAGGGGGTGACCGACCGGGTATGCCGTGACTGCCCGCCCGCCTATGCCAGGTTCGTGGACCGCCTCCGCCGGGGAGACCTCGGGAGGGGGCAGACCGCCGGGGATCCGCCCCTTTCGGTATTCCTGGGGCGGTCGAGCCGGGGCGAAGAGGTCCGCTGGCGACCGGGCGATCTGCAGAACGGGCACGTGCTCATCGTCGGGGGCACCGGCGCCGGGAAGACCGAGACGATCCGCTGCATCGCCGCCGAACTGGCGCGGCAGGGGTATCCGCTGCTCCTGATCGACTTCCACGGGGACATGGCGCTGGACGTCCCGGACCAGCGGACCTGCACGATTCGGGAGGACGCGGGCTACTGCTTCAACCCGCTCGAGCTCGATCCCGCCCTGCCCGAGATCACCCCGCTGCGGGCGACCTCCGACTTCGTGGATGCGATCTCCATCAACTTCCCCACGCTCGGGATCCAGCAGCGGGAGCAGCTGAAGCAGTTCATCCGCCGGGCCTACCGCAGGTGCGGGATCACGGGCGATCCCGCAACCTGGGGAGGGGATCTCGACTTCGCCTCGATCGAGGACGAGATGCAGGGGAGCGCCGGCAGGACTGCCCGCACGCTCGCCGCCTACCTGGCGGACGCCTTCCAGTACAGGCTCTTCTCGGGGGAGAAGCGGATCGAGGTGCGGTCGGTTCTCCGCGGGGGGATCACGCGCCTGAATCTCCGCGCTCTCCCCGAGTCGCTGCGGTTCCTCTACGCCGACCTCTTCCTGCGCAAGCTCTACTACGCCCTGCAGTCGATGGGGGAGATTCCCAGGGCACCGGCGGGGGACCGTGAGCGGTTCCGGCTGTTCGTCGTCGTGGACGAGGCCAAGCTGCTGGTGAGCGAACGGCAGGGGATCAAGGCGGTCCTGAACAAGTACGCGAGCGAGCTGCGGAAGTTCGGAGTCGGGCTCATCCTGGCGTCCCAGCTCGTCGGGCACTTCCCCGAGGAGGTGCTGGCCAACATCGAGGTGAAGGTCTGCATGAAGGCCCAGAACGGGGATCAGGCCCGCAGGAATGCACGGTTCTTCGGGATTCCGGACGTCGATCTCCTGGAGCTGGAGCGGGGGGAGGGGATCCTCATCCTGGGCAGGGAGCGGCAGCGCCTCTATATCGTCCCCTCCTGGGAGAGAACCTGCCCGGCCGAGAAAGGACAGCCCTGATGCCGGCCGTCCAGCCGCACCGGAAATCCCGATAGGGTACGGGAGACTGGAGGGGATACTGCCGGAGAACGACCCCGATCTTCTGCTGCTCGATTGCCTCCGGAGCTCTGCCATGCGGTATGAGAAGCGGGGGCCCCTCTCTTCCCCCCGATCCCCGGCTGGTGTGATAGCCCCCACTATCGAGGGCGACGAGCGCATGATGATCCCGTCGGCCGCGAATGGAATCTGTCTCTCGGAATTGCAGGACCCCCCCCGCCAACCGGTATCTGGGCGTTGTCGTGCGAGCGGGAGCGGGGATTCCGTGCAGGTACTGGGGTATTCCTTCCCCCCGGGGCATCGTACGGGCGGGGCGGGAGTTCAGGACGGGGCTGTTCCTGCGAAGACCTCTCCCGGGTATCATGCCGGCGGAGGTTGGGGCACAGGGGAGGGAAGTGCGCCCCTTCTGTGCGATTCGTCCCGTGGGGAGGAGCGGGTGCACGGGCGTTGGGGCGGACACAGTCGATGGCGGCCTCGGGCGGGGGACTCGAGTGGAGGGAGAAAACTGTCTTCTGGGAGGGGGGCAGTCAGCGGTTCTTCCGCAGGACGAAAAACTCGCAGCCGTACTCGCTTCCGTGCGTGCGGGGCATCTCGATCTCCCGTTCCGAGAACGCGACCGGGGCCTCCGCGGCGGGATCGCCGCCCGCAGCCGCCTTCAGGCCGGGCAGCCGTTCGAGGAGGGGGGTATAGTAGTCCTCCCGCCACGCGGATCGGGGGAGCGGGAAGGTCGCGACGATCTCGTAGCCGGCCCGTTCGGCGGTGAGGCGGTTCTCCGCGGCCGTCGTCATCCCCGGATAGCACTCGTTCCAGAACGCCGCCGCCTCCGGTGAAGGACTGTCCGGAAACCATACGGCCTCGGTGAGACAGAGGCGGCCGCCCGGGCGGAGGAGCCGCCTCCACGAGTTCCATCCCTTCTCGAACCCCATGACGAATATCGAGCTCCCCGCCCGGAGGACGTCGAACGATGCATCCCCGAACGGCAGGCCGTCCATGGAGGCCCGGAGCGTGGTTATCCGCCCGCCCGCACCGGCCGCTGCCGCTCTCCGGGCGGGGTCGTCCCGGTAGGGCTGGGGGGTGCCGACGGCGGCGATGCGGCAGTCAGGGCAGGCGCGGGCCAGTTCGATCGTCTGCATCCCGCTCCCGCAGCCGATATCCAGGAGCTCCGGGGGAGGGAGGCGAGCACCGAGAATGCCTTTCCCGTGCACGCGTTGCTCCCCGGCCCCTGGCGGGGCATGCCCTCGTGCATGCTGAAGAGGTCCATCGTCAGGCGTGTGCCGTGAGACCCCATAACGGCCATCGCATCTGCCGGAAGTGCCCCGGGGCAGCCCTTTCCGGGCCTCCCCCTCCCCTCACCGGGGGAATGGTGCGAAAGGCCTGGGACGGGGAATTCCAAAACCCCCTCCATCGCACGAAAGCGGGAGAGGGATCTCACCTGGGAATACCTCCGTCGCCATCTTCTCGCGGGACCTCGCGGAAGCCGTAGAATGCGGATTGAATCCGGAATCCAGATGAAAAAGAGATTCAGGTCGAGAGGTAGGGGTTGCGGAGACCCTTCCCCACGCCCAGGGCGGCCCTCTCCTCGAGCGTCTTCTTGTTCTTGGTGATCTTCTCGGTGGCGAGCTTGGTCACCAGGTCCAGGCCGGGCTTCACCTGTTCGATGGGCTGGGTCTCGAACCACCCCTCCGCCACGGCGCCGTTCCAGACCGCCTCGCCCTTCTTCGTCCGCACGAAGACCGTCGACCAGCCGTCCGGCGTCCCTACGGAGCCGCTGGAGATGTCGGAGAGATTGGCCACGTAGTCCAGGCAGACGTGGCAGCCCGGCTGCTCGTACTTGTGGGTCACCTTGAGCGGGATCGCCGTGACCGCGCAGCGTTCCGTGCAGACCGTGAACTTCCCCTTGCCGATCTCCATCTTGCTGACCGACTCCAGCTTCTGGTTGGTGTGGTCCTCGACGAGCTGCACCATGCTCTGGTAGGGGAAGACCTCCATGCAGAAGATCCCCAGCACGAGCGCGATCTTGTCCGGCACGTCCCGCATCGCGATAGGATAGACCTGCGCCTTCCGGAGCCCCTGGAGCATGCAGGGAACGCCGACGAATCCCACTTTCTCGAGCCCGAAGCTCCGCGTGGCCTCTTTCAAGAGCTTCATGTTCGGGCTGATGTTGTACTTCGTCTTCTGCGCCGCCAGGAGTTCCTGCCGGTTCATCGCCACCATCGGCATCCCCTGCCAGGGCAGCTGCCCCGGCCCCGCGACGATCGCGCCGTCGATGATGTCGTTCTCCAGGGCGTAGGCGAAGAGGGCGGTGACGATGCCGCCGTCCTGCGCGTTCTTCAGGATCTCCTTATCCGTCGTTCGCGCCGCCAGCACCTGCCTGTAGTTCCCGAGTGTCAGTACCATGTCACTCTCACCTCACTTCGGCGCCATGGCCCCCTGGATCAGCTCCATGATGCTCTCGTGCTGCTCCATCAGGTCATGGTCGAAGAAGCTCCGGGGGCACTGGGCGTAGCAGGCGCCGCAGTTGATGCAGAGGTCCCGGGTGCCGTTCGGCTTCCCGAACTCCATGCTGATCGCCCGCACCGGACAGGATGCCGCACAGGTGCCGCATCCCATGCAGAGCCCCTGGTTGATCACCTCCTGCATGAGGGTGTTGAAGGATGCCTTCTGGTAGAAGGGGGTCCTGGCCAGGTCCATCATGGGCTTGAGCCACCTCCCGGCAAGGGCCTTCTGGTCGTCCGTGCCCTTCAGCAGCAGGTAGGCCATCACGATCGTGTTGCGGATCTGCTGGGGCGTCGGGGCGCAGGTCGGGATGTGCACGTCCACGTCGACCAGGTCGCTGATCGGCGCGAACGACTCGTGCTGCGGCTGGTTCACCTGGCCGCCCCGCGAGAACCGCAGGATGTTTCCCGTGCAGGCGCAGGAGCCGATGGCGACCACGAGCTTGGACTGCAGCCGGGTCGTGCGGAGATCCTGGATCTGCTCGTGATCCTGCAGGCAGACGGCCCCCTCGACGAGGGCGACGTCCATCTCCGGGATGCGCCGCACATCGGCGATCGTGGTCCCGTAGACCCAGTCCACGTAGTCGTCGAGGACCTTGAACAGGCCCTGGTAGATGTCCGTCAAGGCCACGACGCAGCCGGTGCAGCCGCACAGGTGGACGTGGCCCACCCGGATCCTGTCCGGCGTCGCTCTCTCCTCCCTCCGCGCCTCTTCCGTCTGGGCCGGAGGGGACGTGGGCGGCATCTGCTGCTCCTCCCCGCCCATGCCTTTCTTGATGGATGACAGTAATCCCATGGTTCACTCCCCCTCACTGGACCATCTTCCGGGCCACGATCCTCCTCTCCTCGTCGACCACGATCATGTGGGTGGCGCAGGAGACGCACGGGTCGAACCCCCGCATCACCACCTCGGCGAGCTGCCAGGGTGCGCCGGTGAGCGCCCGGCTGCAGGTCGGGAAGTTCCAGGTGGTCGGGACCAGCATGTTGTACCACTGCACGCGCCCTTCCTTCACCCGGGCGAGGTGGACGTCGCTCCCGCGGGGAGCCTCGTTCACGACCCAGCCCAGGGAGCCGTCGCCCTGCGGGATCTCCTCCGCGAGCACCCTGCCGTTCGGGTTCAGCTCGTCGAGGGCGCGGATCATGCTGTAGACCGCATCCGTCATCTCCATCATGCGGGCAATCTGCTGGCCCAGGGTGCCCTTCTCGTCGAAGTTGCGGAAGACCGCCAGCCGGGCCCTCGGCCCCACTTCGACGGGCTGGCCGTCGTAGAGCGGGACGCCGTTGCAGGCCTCCATGCGGGGATCGGTCTGCACTCCGGCCTTCGTCGTGCCGCCGATCGGGTAGGCCGGGTCCTCGTGGTCGACGGTCATCTCGCCCATGTACCAGTCCCAGGGGCGCACCTCCATGAACCGGTCCGGGTTCCAGGTCGGGTTCGGATCGAGGCTGGATGTCCCGTAGAGGGGATCCGTCGCCATATAGCCCTGGTTGTGGTAGCCGAGATCCCTCGGGATCGGGACCTGCCTGCCGCCGACCTCCGTCCAGTCCCGCTTCATGAAGTTCCGGAAGACCGCGATCATGAACTCCATGTGCTCCTGCGTCAGCACCCGCGCCTCCTTGGCGAGATCGTACATCTTGTTCTTGGCCAGCGGAGACACGTTCATGTACATCCCGCCGATGCGGGGATTGCTGGGGTGAATCGCTTCGCCGCCGGAGATCTCGCCGATGGTCTGCGCGATCTCGCGGATCCGCTGGATCCGTCTGGCCACGCTCCGCACCGGCTCCTCGGGGGAGAACGGGTTGATCTTCGTGTCGGTCCCGGGGATGTACATGTCCGGCAGCGCAAGTATGCTCCAGAGTGCATGACTGTGCAGCCTGTTCGCGGCCTGCAGGATGATCCGCAGCTGCCGGGCATCTTTCGGGATCTCCACGCCGATCGAGGCCTCGATGGCTTCGACGCCGGCCAGCGTGTGGGCAATGGGGCAGATCCCGCAGGTCCTCGAGGCAATCTTGGGGACCTGCTCCATCCACTTGTTGATGG
It encodes:
- a CDS encoding DUF853 family protein — its product is MNPQRSAILEETLQSMGYSPEDSADILQQLSPNVRDYLSYFNRSEIQGIIEALIFVYIAKNSHTTDGTGDGACERCCPGGTLALKQCGLVREASWQGVRVMLPTRDGARVGGVLVRKRIGVLDWGALASKVHPLVPYLLAGSSHYRYTEKTLPIGSAEDPHSFLGFITHRSSAVFRELEQFARLLAECGLAVIACEYPGSSAERWQYVFPDETVYILEAITASHSDDLKARCLSFVEYVRRKYLVLEFLRRKHHYDSIRASRELQADLITCLDRLADSVKVTKLPSHRGGDGGVQFIIADEERYRAHLDAIAASLQREVAEQFGASLNGCAAEERADEAPQAPLRERTGKSDAPSSPAGPPADPEHPAMLPAAPAERWQETARGDSSAYPPPERPAEEKGVAGAADAVGGRSPAAGAHTLNAGGDALAIFLGHSGNGDRVYWAPGTLNNGHFIIIGGSGAGKTETIRCIAAELARQGYPVLLIDFHGDMALDVPDQRTCTIREDAGYCFNPLELDPALPEITPLRATSDFVDAISINFPTLGIQQRRSIKGIIKEIYRRGGFTAARETWNRKVDFDEVEDAIMACEDETIPAYLEDIFDYKLFSGTEKIAIKEILAGGITHMNLNALPENLRYLFADLFLRRLFYSLQALGEIPRSTDSTRAKFRLFIIVDEAKLLVSQKTGQKQVIKAVLNKYATEMRKFGVSLILASQLISHFNDEILANIAVKLCMRTENKKQAQENSKFFEVSETDLMNFQPGEGILIIGSEKMNVKIVPTRERGAPPVHAGP
- a CDS encoding DUF853 family protein produces the protein MGVRDLLKACSAEIVLLDALYQWATTPTGYAAVRRGLLPDHTRIQQNLIVRYGLTADQAAGIYRTLVRQVEAAGLSFAGGYLDAEIHVRRSPEVAGALLAETVSRIARAPIRERSIAWLFCRLKDDYSLWPHTRDYRACQEKMHRFLAVLDATFGIPAEAEEVFLALIRLGLVNELPWVSAAPGGSRRENELVFPSYLGDGIPRHLEAGLPDPPDPSAFLDRLLADRRGDALAALEGLAERGWMDGSEMPWEVPLHPCVVGRHGGVLAVNWRLRERLRRGIAERKRTALAEAERIVAPALPALLEQPLPEPIEGGDGMRVWRTHASGRPIAVALAPWFALGDMERLRASPSPSWRVAIASLLSASDLERLHQEVCCIRPGGDWIFVALSREGVTDRVCRDCPPAYARFVDRLRRGDLGRGQTAGDPPLSVFLGRSSRGEEVRWRPGDLQNGHVLIVGGTGAGKTETIRCIAAELARQGYPLLLIDFHGDMALDVPDQRTCTIREDAGYCFNPLELDPALPEITPLRATSDFVDAISINFPTLGIQQREQLKQFIRRAYRRCGITGDPATWGGDLDFASIEDEMQGSAGRTARTLAAYLADAFQYRLFSGEKRIEVRSVLRGGITRLNLRALPESLRFLYADLFLRKLYYALQSMGEIPRAPAGDRERFRLFVVVDEAKLLVSERQGIKAVLNKYASELRKFGVGLILASQLVGHFPEEVLANIEVKVCMKAQNGDQARRNARFFGIPDVDLLELERGEGILILGRERQRLYIVPSWERTCPAEKGQP
- a CDS encoding class I SAM-dependent methyltransferase, giving the protein MHGKGILGARLPPPELLDIGCGSGMQTIELARACPDCRIAAVGTPQPYRDDPARRAAAAGAGGRITTLRASMDGLPFGDASFDVLRAGSSIFVMGFEKGWNSWRRLLRPGGRLCLTEAVWFPDSPSPEAAAFWNECYPGMTTAAENRLTAERAGYEIVATFPLPRSAWREDYYTPLLERLPGLKAAAGGDPAAEAPVAFSEREIEMPRTHGSEYGCEFFVLRKNR
- the frhB gene encoding coenzyme F420 hydrogenase subunit beta, which gives rise to MVLTLGNYRQVLAARTTDKEILKNAQDGGIVTALFAYALENDIIDGAIVAGPGQLPWQGMPMVAMNRQELLAAQKTKYNISPNMKLLKEATRSFGLEKVGFVGVPCMLQGLRKAQVYPIAMRDVPDKIALVLGIFCMEVFPYQSMVQLVEDHTNQKLESVSKMEIGKGKFTVCTERCAVTAIPLKVTHKYEQPGCHVCLDYVANLSDISSGSVGTPDGWSTVFVRTKKGEAVWNGAVAEGWFETQPIEQVKPGLDLVTKLATEKITKNKKTLEERAALGVGKGLRNPYLST
- the frhG gene encoding coenzyme F420 hydrogenase subunit gamma — translated: MGLLSSIKKGMGGEEQQMPPTSPPAQTEEARREERATPDRIRVGHVHLCGCTGCVVALTDIYQGLFKVLDDYVDWVYGTTIADVRRIPEMDVALVEGAVCLQDHEQIQDLRTTRLQSKLVVAIGSCACTGNILRFSRGGQVNQPQHESFAPISDLVDVDVHIPTCAPTPQQIRNTIVMAYLLLKGTDDQKALAGRWLKPMMDLARTPFYQKASFNTLMQEVINQGLCMGCGTCAASCPVRAISMEFGKPNGTRDLCINCGACYAQCPRSFFDHDLMEQHESIMELIQGAMAPK
- the frhA gene encoding coenzyme F420 hydrogenase subunit alpha, which encodes MSKVVEISPTTRHEGHSKLVLKIDDEGIVERGDWLSITPVRGIEKLAINKWMEQVPKIASRTCGICPIAHTLAGVEAIEASIGVEIPKDARQLRIILQAANRLHSHALWSILALPDMYIPGTDTKINPFSPEEPVRSVARRIQRIREIAQTIGEISGGEAIHPSNPRIGGMYMNVSPLAKNKMYDLAKEARVLTQEHMEFMIAVFRNFMKRDWTEVGGRQVPIPRDLGYHNQGYMATDPLYGTSSLDPNPTWNPDRFMEVRPWDWYMGEMTVDHEDPAYPIGGTTKAGVQTDPRMEACNGVPLYDGQPVEVGPRARLAVFRNFDEKGTLGQQIARMMEMTDAVYSMIRALDELNPNGRVLAEEIPQGDGSLGWVVNEAPRGSDVHLARVKEGRVQWYNMLVPTTWNFPTCSRALTGAPWQLAEVVMRGFDPCVSCATHMIVVDEERRIVARKMVQ